A single region of the Massilia sp. erpn genome encodes:
- a CDS encoding response regulator, translating to MHILIIEDDLDLGQALQQALKADGVSSEWRRRINDAPPVCDAQDYDCVLLDLSLPDGGGLQLLKQWRNAGCTVPIIILTARAGLEDRVTGLDGGADDFIVKPFITAELMSRIRAVRRRYAQQATEVWRIGALQIEPRAHLVQLDGVALDLSPREFQLVLELAREAGAVVPKGALAQRLEPLGDPLDFGAIEVHVSNLRRKIGAQRIRTVRGVGYMLEA from the coding sequence ATGCATATCCTAATTATTGAAGACGACCTCGATCTGGGCCAGGCCTTGCAGCAAGCACTGAAGGCCGATGGCGTCAGCAGCGAATGGCGCCGCCGCATCAACGACGCGCCCCCGGTTTGCGACGCGCAGGATTACGACTGCGTGCTGCTCGATCTGAGCCTGCCCGATGGCGGCGGCCTGCAACTGCTCAAGCAATGGCGCAATGCCGGCTGCACGGTGCCCATCATCATCCTGACCGCGCGCGCCGGGCTGGAAGACCGCGTCACCGGCCTGGATGGCGGCGCCGACGACTTCATCGTCAAGCCCTTCATCACGGCCGAACTGATGTCGCGCATTCGTGCCGTGCGGCGCCGCTACGCGCAGCAGGCCACCGAAGTGTGGCGCATCGGCGCCTTGCAGATCGAGCCGCGCGCCCATCTGGTGCAGCTCGACGGCGTGGCGCTCGACCTGTCGCCGCGCGAATTCCAGCTGGTGCTGGAGCTGGCGCGCGAAGCCGGCGCCGTGGTGCCCAAGGGCGCGCTGGCGCAACGACTGGAACCGCTGGGCGACCCGCTCGATTTCGGCGCCATCGAAGTGCACGTCTCGAATCTGCGGCGCAAGATCGGCGCCCAGCGCATCCGCACCGTGCGCGGCGTCGGCTATATGCTGGAGGCTTGA
- a CDS encoding putative toxin-antitoxin system toxin component, PIN family, with translation MAGYYRYTAVLDACVLYPAPLRDLLLSLASEGVFRARWTDQINQEWTRNLLAKRPDLDAAKLERTVLLMNEAVEDCLVDNYGYLINSLHLPDPNDRHVLASAIVGHADAIVTFNLRDFPDQAVSPYGIEILHPDDFLIAQYDLCSIRMLSIIKSKRERLRNPPKSAEDFIATYERQGLPQTCEKLRQAIDLI, from the coding sequence ATGGCCGGATATTACCGCTACACTGCGGTGCTTGATGCTTGTGTCTTATATCCGGCACCGCTGCGAGATCTTCTTCTGAGCTTGGCTTCGGAGGGAGTTTTTCGCGCGCGTTGGACTGATCAAATTAATCAAGAATGGACAAGGAACTTACTGGCAAAGAGGCCAGACCTTGATGCAGCGAAACTGGAAAGAACGGTTTTGTTGATGAACGAGGCGGTAGAGGATTGCTTGGTTGATAATTATGGTTATTTGATCAACTCCCTGCATTTGCCTGACCCTAACGATAGACATGTTCTAGCCAGTGCGATCGTCGGTCATGCCGATGCAATCGTGACCTTTAATTTGCGCGATTTCCCAGACCAAGCAGTTTCACCTTATGGGATCGAAATATTGCATCCAGATGATTTTCTGATTGCGCAATATGATCTTTGTTCAATAAGAATGCTTAGTATTATCAAATCCAAGCGTGAGAGACTGAGAAATCCTCCAAAATCCGCAGAAGATTTTATTGCAACGTATGAACGGCAAGGATTGCCGCAGACCTGTGAAAAATTGAGACAGGCCATTGATCTCATTTAA
- a CDS encoding MBOAT family protein encodes MELTGFAYLVFFLLVLAAHHYLRAHGGWQKAMLTAASYYFYATIDWRFMGLLAAFTVINYSAGEVVLRVRSLALRRAAVAAAVVASLAMLGYFKYLNFFAAMLNSMAQWMGQDALLPLVSVLLPVGISFMTFQAISYPIDLYAGRLQKTCSFGDFALFIAFFPRLLAGPIVPAAYFLPQLEQPVRVSEDQRFEGLALVLRGVVKKVLLADTLGSHLVDPAFANPGVYSSAFLWLAMFGYSLQAYLDLSGYTDMALGAARMLGYRLPSNFNRPYLATSVANFWQRWHISMSSFFRNYLYTPLSAAWSAPAWLNLLIVFVAIGLWHGAGWNFVVYGLLHGSLVALEHLRSEARTARGLPAPVYRGLRLALQVALIFSIVSLTRILFRSESLAVAGSYLAAMAGPLDGRFPLSLSALLALAAAALLHFTPMRWRELLMAAVNRQPAWAFGANFAAITYLSIVFTRGNGGFIYFQF; translated from the coding sequence GTGGAATTGACGGGCTTCGCCTATCTGGTGTTTTTCCTGCTGGTGCTGGCAGCCCACCACTATTTGCGCGCGCATGGCGGCTGGCAGAAAGCCATGCTGACCGCCGCCAGCTACTACTTCTACGCCACCATCGACTGGCGTTTCATGGGCCTCCTGGCCGCCTTCACCGTCATCAACTACAGCGCCGGCGAAGTGGTGCTGCGCGTGCGCAGCCTCGCCCTGCGGCGCGCAGCGGTGGCGGCGGCCGTTGTCGCCAGCCTGGCCATGCTCGGCTACTTCAAATACCTGAACTTCTTCGCCGCCATGCTGAACAGCATGGCCCAGTGGATGGGGCAGGACGCGCTGCTGCCGCTGGTGAGCGTGCTGCTGCCGGTGGGAATTTCCTTCATGACCTTCCAGGCCATCAGCTACCCCATCGACCTGTATGCGGGACGGCTGCAAAAGACCTGCAGCTTCGGCGACTTCGCCTTGTTCATCGCCTTCTTCCCGCGCCTGCTGGCAGGGCCTATCGTCCCCGCCGCCTACTTCCTGCCGCAGCTGGAACAGCCGGTGCGCGTGAGCGAGGACCAGCGCTTCGAAGGCCTGGCTCTGGTGCTGCGCGGCGTGGTCAAGAAAGTGCTGCTGGCCGATACCTTGGGCAGCCATCTGGTCGACCCCGCGTTTGCCAACCCCGGCGTGTACTCCTCCGCCTTCCTCTGGCTCGCCATGTTCGGCTACAGCCTGCAAGCCTATCTGGATCTGAGCGGCTACACCGATATGGCCCTGGGCGCGGCGCGCATGCTGGGCTACCGGCTGCCGTCCAACTTCAACCGGCCCTACCTCGCCACCAGCGTCGCCAACTTCTGGCAGCGCTGGCATATCAGCATGTCCTCCTTCTTCCGCAACTACCTGTACACGCCCTTGTCGGCGGCATGGAGCGCGCCGGCCTGGCTCAATCTGCTGATCGTGTTCGTGGCGATCGGCCTATGGCACGGCGCGGGCTGGAATTTCGTGGTCTACGGCCTGCTGCACGGCAGTCTGGTGGCGCTGGAACACCTGCGCAGCGAAGCGCGCACCGCGCGCGGCCTGCCGGCGCCCGTCTACCGCGGTCTGCGGCTGGCGCTGCAGGTGGCGCTGATCTTCAGCATCGTCTCGCTGACGCGCATCCTGTTCCGCAGCGAGAGCCTGGCGGTGGCCGGCTCCTATCTGGCCGCCATGGCGGGACCGCTGGACGGCCGCTTCCCGCTGTCGCTCTCGGCCCTGCTGGCGCTGGCCGCCGCCGCCCTGCTGCACTTCACCCCGATGCGCTGGCGCGAACTGCTGATGGCGGCCGTCAACCGCCAGCCCGCCTGGGCTTTTGGCGCCAATTTCGCTGCGATCACCTATCTGAGCATCGTTTTCACGCGCGGCAACGGCGGCTTTATCTACTTCCAATTCTGA
- a CDS encoding helix-turn-helix transcriptional regulator — MAVAYHHHLGVPTYSPDRQHPDLVAFGDAVRRLRIEKGMTQEVLAFAAELDKGYLGRVERGDSVAALLVIARIARTLGVTVEQLMGNAGL; from the coding sequence GTGGCCGTAGCATACCATCATCATCTAGGCGTGCCTACCTACTCACCTGACCGCCAACACCCCGATCTTGTCGCCTTTGGCGATGCGGTGCGTCGGCTGCGAATTGAGAAAGGCATGACGCAAGAAGTGCTGGCTTTTGCTGCTGAACTGGACAAGGGTTATCTGGGTCGTGTGGAGCGCGGTGACTCGGTTGCGGCCCTGCTGGTGATCGCCAGGATCGCCAGGACGCTTGGCGTCACTGTGGAGCAATTGATGGGCAATGCTGGTCTGTAA
- a CDS encoding helix-turn-helix domain-containing protein: MSNVIDRLDNKEDLELAKAAQRCIVSALDHSRAINIAIVEEGVERIEDAPLLKLPPQVLRLFSDLLGAMAQGKAVTIVPKELDVTTQEAAMFLNVSRPYLIRLLDEGKIAFHKVGTHRRIRFEDVVEYKETRRKSAQSALQALVDQAQELDMGY; this comes from the coding sequence ATGTCGAACGTAATTGATCGGCTAGACAACAAGGAAGACCTTGAACTGGCAAAAGCTGCTCAGCGCTGCATTGTTAGCGCGTTAGATCACTCACGTGCGATCAATATTGCCATTGTTGAGGAAGGCGTCGAAAGAATTGAAGATGCGCCATTGCTCAAGCTCCCACCCCAAGTTTTGCGTTTGTTTTCTGATTTATTGGGTGCGATGGCGCAAGGGAAGGCGGTTACGATAGTGCCTAAAGAGCTGGACGTTACGACGCAAGAAGCAGCAATGTTTTTGAACGTATCTCGTCCTTATCTTATACGTCTTCTGGATGAGGGAAAAATAGCCTTCCACAAGGTAGGTACTCATCGCCGCATTCGTTTTGAGGACGTGGTTGAGTACAAGGAAACCCGACGAAAATCTGCGCAGAGCGCACTTCAAGCTTTAGTTGATCAGGCTCAGGAACTTGATATGGGCTATTGA
- a CDS encoding AMP-binding protein: MTDTTFAVRLESFGTRLAIVADDGCFWSYAQLAAAADRAATALQGPRQLVIVEAANRIECVCAYLACLRRGWPVVLGEPGSTARDSRIADTFQAGLVFRENEDGAWAFQTLPGARESALHPELCLLLSTSGSTGCPKLVRLSLTNIEKNAQAIAEYLGILATDKAITALPLFYSYGMSVLNSHLAVGATVLLSEYSVAQDEFWQRFEAEGATSLAGVPFSFDVLERIGFRQRRYPALRYLTQAGGRLPAERVLAYADWARAQGKQMFVMYGQTEAAPRMAYVPPAQLHDNPDCIGVPVPGGAFELIEEDGTPVTVAGQPGELVYRGPNVMMGYAESAADLARGAGPAELRTGDLACRKANGNYYIVGRKSRFSKILGLRISLDEIERWLEQRGVYGAVGGDDKLIAVAMVQRAGRAELKQALLERFGLPASAVEVRVLDPLPTLPSGKVDHRAVLRLVRQAAGEELPEAPCSLIEAYRVVLGVQDVRPEDSFLDLDGDSVSFVDISLLIESYLGHLPENWEARSIAELEALKLPVAAAQEEHRPRRFAVAAMVAFSLLAVGEASLQMRHYLKTGRSAASLLTGSGAMAFNKDWGLTTYRPHFSRTVLSNGGRFEVNSLGFRSPEIDAAPQANELRVVVAGASTVSGAYAPTNQDTFPSLLEQRLRQQMPSRPVNVVNAGIEGYTLDDIERLVDRALIGLKPAAVVIYPGFNDMSGICRAARSHEKPAHAPQPALPRWMLTREILAKNTVSLREPPVRAVVVDPAQHMTDGYAARLDAIVGRLQSAGIVPVLMTVARATKHERQPGSVQLAQTALFYNPCLDLSGLLKASAMYNRAIVNVARQRRTALVDLARAMPGGRDYFVDGGHFTARGERFTADYLFRSMYSHPELARGLGIPQRMEVASGGAFISKDK, from the coding sequence GCGCCTGGCGATCGTGGCCGATGACGGCTGCTTCTGGTCCTACGCCCAATTGGCCGCCGCCGCCGACCGCGCCGCCACCGCCCTGCAAGGGCCGCGCCAGCTGGTTATCGTCGAGGCTGCCAACCGCATCGAATGCGTCTGCGCCTATCTGGCCTGCCTGCGCCGCGGCTGGCCCGTGGTGCTGGGCGAACCCGGTTCCACCGCACGCGATTCCCGTATTGCCGATACTTTCCAGGCCGGCCTGGTGTTCCGCGAGAACGAAGACGGCGCTTGGGCGTTTCAAACTTTACCTGGGGCAAGGGAATCAGCCCTGCATCCCGAGCTTTGTCTCCTTCTGTCGACATCGGGCAGCACGGGCTGCCCGAAACTGGTCCGTTTGTCGCTGACAAATATCGAAAAAAATGCCCAAGCCATTGCTGAATATTTGGGCATTTTGGCCACGGATAAGGCTATCACGGCGCTACCGTTGTTTTATTCCTACGGGATGTCCGTACTGAATTCCCATCTGGCGGTGGGCGCCACCGTGCTGCTGAGCGAATACTCGGTGGCCCAGGACGAGTTTTGGCAGCGTTTCGAGGCCGAGGGCGCCACTTCGCTGGCTGGCGTGCCTTTCAGCTTCGATGTGCTGGAGCGGATCGGCTTCCGCCAGCGCCGCTATCCCGCGTTGCGCTACCTGACCCAGGCTGGCGGCCGCCTGCCGGCCGAGCGCGTGCTCGCTTACGCTGACTGGGCGCGCGCGCAGGGCAAGCAGATGTTCGTCATGTATGGCCAAACCGAGGCCGCACCGCGCATGGCCTATGTGCCGCCGGCCCAGCTGCACGACAACCCGGACTGCATCGGCGTCCCCGTGCCCGGCGGCGCCTTTGAACTGATCGAAGAAGACGGCACGCCGGTGACGGTCGCCGGCCAGCCCGGTGAACTGGTGTATCGCGGCCCGAATGTGATGATGGGCTATGCCGAAAGCGCGGCCGATCTGGCGCGCGGCGCCGGCCCCGCCGAGTTGCGCACGGGCGACCTGGCCTGCCGCAAGGCCAATGGCAACTACTATATAGTGGGCCGCAAGAGCCGCTTCTCGAAAATCCTCGGCCTGCGCATCAGCCTCGATGAGATCGAGCGCTGGCTGGAACAGCGCGGCGTGTATGGCGCCGTGGGTGGCGACGACAAGCTGATCGCCGTCGCCATGGTGCAGCGCGCAGGCCGGGCGGAATTGAAACAGGCCTTGCTGGAACGCTTTGGCCTGCCGGCATCGGCCGTCGAAGTGCGCGTGCTCGATCCGCTGCCGACGCTCCCCTCGGGTAAGGTCGACCACCGCGCCGTGCTGCGGCTGGTGCGCCAGGCGGCGGGCGAAGAACTGCCGGAGGCGCCGTGCTCGCTGATCGAAGCCTACCGCGTGGTGCTGGGCGTGCAGGACGTGCGGCCCGAGGACAGCTTCCTCGACCTTGACGGCGACTCGGTCAGCTTCGTCGATATCTCGCTGCTGATTGAAAGCTATCTGGGCCATCTGCCGGAAAACTGGGAAGCGCGCTCGATCGCCGAGCTGGAAGCGCTCAAGCTGCCCGTCGCAGCGGCGCAGGAAGAGCATAGGCCGCGCCGCTTCGCCGTCGCCGCCATGGTCGCCTTCTCGCTGCTGGCCGTGGGCGAAGCTTCGCTGCAGATGCGCCATTACCTGAAGACCGGCCGCAGCGCCGCCTCCCTGCTGACCGGCAGCGGCGCCATGGCCTTCAACAAGGATTGGGGGCTGACCACCTACCGCCCGCATTTCTCGCGCACCGTGCTGTCCAATGGCGGCCGCTTCGAAGTCAATTCGCTCGGCTTCCGCAGTCCGGAAATCGACGCAGCGCCGCAAGCCAACGAGCTGCGCGTGGTGGTGGCGGGCGCCTCCACCGTCTCCGGCGCCTATGCACCCACCAACCAGGACACCTTCCCCAGCCTGCTGGAGCAGCGCCTGCGCCAGCAGATGCCCAGCCGCCCGGTGAATGTGGTGAACGCCGGCATCGAAGGCTATACCCTGGACGATATCGAACGCCTGGTGGACCGCGCCCTGATCGGCCTGAAACCGGCCGCCGTGGTGATCTACCCCGGCTTCAACGATATGAGCGGCATCTGCCGCGCCGCGCGCAGCCATGAGAAACCGGCCCACGCGCCGCAGCCCGCGCTGCCGCGCTGGATGCTGACGCGCGAGATACTGGCCAAGAACACCGTCTCGCTGCGCGAGCCGCCGGTGCGCGCGGTGGTGGTCGATCCCGCCCAGCATATGACCGACGGTTATGCTGCGCGGCTGGATGCCATCGTCGGCCGCCTGCAAAGCGCCGGCATCGTGCCGGTGCTGATGACGGTGGCGCGCGCCACCAAGCATGAGCGGCAGCCGGGCAGCGTGCAGCTGGCGCAGACCGCGCTGTTCTACAATCCCTGCCTCGACCTGTCAGGCCTGCTCAAAGCCAGTGCCATGTACAACCGCGCCATCGTCAATGTGGCGCGGCAGCGTCGTACCGCGCTGGTCGACCTGGCCCGCGCCATGCCGGGCGGGCGCGACTACTTTGTCGACGGCGGCCACTTCACCGCGCGCGGCGAACGCTTCACCGCCGACTACCTGTTCCGCAGCATGTACAGCCATCCGGAACTCGCGCGCGGCCTGGGCATCCCGCAGCGCATGGAAGTGGCCAGCGGCGGCGCGTTCATCAGCAAAGACAAATAA
- a CDS encoding HAMP domain-containing sensor histidine kinase produces the protein MYRRRPWARPTLTRRIVVALLIAFVLVWSVFLCIEFVKARDVRHNDQELRDFSASMMGSISGLTTADEARAVANTTSIILNDYYDSIDVPGAVLLQLDARNGERLFLSPEAEGVRLKGMNGQIGNAVIHGLRYRVYRGESERWILTVAMPMPAPFWLLTSVGSDLVKDLLIAFPLVLLPIWIAVARGLRPLHLLSKRIAARGPDELSPLDLNASYADLLPLGQAINQLLAKLRRRIERENNFVHDAAHELRTPLAVISVQAHALAAAPDEAQRRVAEQRLDHAIARASHLIAQLLEMAQADGSTARSASKVDVAELARQELALATPAALARQLELELDAPDTLPHTLDVPAFQAILQNLLRNAVHYTQEGGRIVVSLARNGGALQLAVADNGPGIAPGEQELIFERFYRGSGGHDTPGSGLGLAIVKQAVARLAGNVRLSGGLDGRGCTFSVELPA, from the coding sequence ATGTACCGGCGGCGGCCATGGGCCAGGCCGACCCTCACGCGGCGCATCGTGGTGGCCCTGCTGATTGCGTTCGTGCTGGTATGGTCGGTGTTTCTCTGCATCGAATTCGTCAAGGCGCGCGATGTGCGCCACAACGACCAGGAGCTGCGCGATTTCAGCGCCAGCATGATGGGTTCCATCAGCGGCCTGACCACGGCCGATGAAGCGCGCGCCGTCGCCAACACGACCTCCATCATCCTCAACGACTATTACGACAGCATCGACGTCCCGGGCGCCGTGCTGCTGCAGCTCGATGCGCGCAATGGCGAGCGCCTGTTCCTGTCGCCGGAAGCGGAAGGGGTGCGGCTCAAGGGCATGAATGGGCAGATCGGCAACGCCGTCATCCACGGCTTGCGCTACCGCGTATACCGCGGCGAATCCGAGCGCTGGATTCTGACCGTGGCCATGCCGATGCCCGCGCCATTCTGGCTGCTGACCAGCGTCGGCAGCGATCTGGTCAAGGATTTGCTGATCGCCTTCCCGCTGGTACTGCTGCCGATCTGGATCGCCGTGGCGCGCGGCCTGCGCCCTCTGCACCTGCTGTCGAAACGGATCGCCGCGCGCGGGCCGGACGAACTGTCCCCGCTCGACCTCAACGCCAGCTACGCCGATCTGCTGCCACTGGGCCAGGCGATCAACCAGCTGCTGGCCAAACTGCGCCGGCGCATCGAACGTGAAAACAATTTCGTCCACGATGCAGCGCACGAACTGCGCACGCCGCTGGCCGTGATCTCGGTGCAGGCCCACGCCCTGGCCGCCGCGCCAGACGAAGCGCAGCGGCGCGTCGCCGAACAGCGCCTCGACCACGCGATCGCACGCGCCTCGCACCTGATCGCGCAACTGCTGGAAATGGCGCAGGCCGATGGCAGCACGGCGCGCAGCGCCAGCAAGGTCGACGTGGCCGAACTGGCGCGCCAGGAACTGGCCCTGGCCACCCCCGCCGCATTGGCGCGCCAGCTCGAGCTGGAACTCGACGCCCCCGACACGCTGCCGCACACGCTCGACGTGCCGGCCTTCCAGGCCATCCTGCAAAACCTGCTGCGCAACGCCGTGCACTACACGCAGGAAGGAGGACGCATCGTGGTCAGCCTGGCGCGCAACGGCGGCGCCCTGCAGCTGGCGGTGGCCGACAACGGCCCCGGCATCGCGCCGGGCGAACAGGAATTGATCTTCGAACGCTTCTATCGCGGCAGCGGCGGCCACGATACGCCGGGGTCGGGACTGGGACTGGCCATCGTCAAGCAAGCCGTGGCGCGCCTGGCGGGCAATGTGCGGCTGAGCGGGGGGCTGGATGGACGGGGGTGTACCTTCAGCGTGGAGTTGCCGGCTTAA
- a CDS encoding DarT ssDNA thymidine ADP-ribosyltransferase family protein: protein MSIQEFTKERGIKFLFHFTQIENLPSILANGLLTRKQCAARRIVPLVNDAYRLDHEDALCLSIGFPNYKMFYQVRQSNPGKQWAVVVLRPSLLWEKRVAFCRQNAAKAAVANVAIGERMGLPAFKTLFDDFEDKVRAEMGLPVDYPTHPQAEVLVFDDIEPARIVGVAFDDSALKNQYAAKYPDFDFRYIPRLFKYRQDYAHWKANG, encoded by the coding sequence ATGTCGATCCAAGAGTTCACGAAAGAACGTGGCATTAAGTTTCTGTTTCACTTCACTCAGATCGAAAATTTGCCCTCGATACTGGCGAACGGTCTTCTTACCAGAAAGCAATGCGCTGCCCGGAGAATAGTCCCGCTTGTCAACGACGCTTACCGACTCGACCATGAGGACGCGTTGTGTTTGTCTATCGGCTTTCCAAACTACAAGATGTTTTATCAGGTCAGGCAATCTAACCCGGGCAAGCAATGGGCGGTGGTGGTCTTGCGGCCTAGCTTGCTTTGGGAAAAGCGTGTCGCATTTTGCCGTCAGAATGCCGCGAAGGCAGCAGTGGCGAATGTAGCGATTGGGGAGCGCATGGGGCTCCCAGCGTTCAAGACCCTGTTTGACGACTTCGAGGACAAGGTACGGGCCGAAATGGGGCTACCGGTGGACTATCCCACTCATCCGCAAGCTGAGGTTTTAGTTTTTGACGACATTGAGCCTGCCCGTATTGTCGGTGTGGCATTTGACGACAGCGCCCTAAAGAATCAATATGCCGCAAAGTACCCGGATTTCGATTTCCGTTACATTCCCCGCTTGTTTAAGTACCGGCAAGACTACGCACACTGGAAGGCAAATGGCTAA
- a CDS encoding RIP homotypic interaction motif-containing protein yields MYDNVVLESKSGSRYGAFETVMEDRKVTIFDEVVRINVGDTLIWLHPSLGERRYLIESVDLGRGPGAPGRPGTIRQYLTIHPADAAPTTAPQPVTKNTTVNIHNSSGGFQIGDNNTLGIHNALNDLVQRINDADASPKEKVEAKESLMGLLRLPVVGTILGSAVKALIEMLGK; encoded by the coding sequence ATGTACGACAACGTTGTTTTGGAAAGCAAGAGCGGTTCCCGCTATGGTGCGTTTGAAACGGTAATGGAAGATCGCAAGGTCACAATCTTTGATGAAGTAGTTAGGATCAACGTGGGCGACACCCTAATCTGGTTGCATCCCAGCCTTGGCGAACGGCGCTATCTAATCGAGAGCGTAGACCTAGGGCGCGGCCCCGGAGCGCCGGGCAGGCCCGGAACGATCCGTCAGTACCTCACCATCCACCCAGCCGATGCCGCTCCTACCACGGCACCGCAGCCCGTGACGAAGAACACCACCGTCAACATTCATAACTCGTCCGGTGGATTCCAGATAGGCGACAACAACACGCTTGGCATCCATAACGCGCTAAATGACCTTGTGCAGAGGATCAACGACGCCGACGCTTCCCCAAAAGAGAAGGTAGAAGCCAAAGAGAGTTTGATGGGTTTACTGCGCCTGCCGGTTGTCGGGACGATCCTTGGTAGCGCTGTGAAGGCACTAATCGAGATGCTGGGCAAGTGA